From Pseudomonas sp. B21-028, one genomic window encodes:
- a CDS encoding substrate-binding domain-containing protein has translation MNHRRGIRSLCRVALAVAAVGLSSSLLAAEEVKIGFLVKQAEEPWFQTEWAFAEKAGKDKGFKVIKIAVPDGEKTLSAIDSLAANGAKGFVICPPDVSLGPAIMAKAKLNNMKVIAVDDRFVDASGKFMEDVPYLGMAAFEVGQKQGAAMAAEAKKRGWDWKETYAVINTFNELDTGKKRTDGSMDALKKAGMPDDHILTTALKTLDVPGSMDSTNSALVKLPSGAKNLIIGGMNDNTVLGGVRATESAGFKADNVIGIGINGTDAIGELKKPHSGFFGSMLPSPHIEGYKTAEMMFEWVTTGKEPPKYTAMDEVTLITRENFKQELEKIGLWN, from the coding sequence ATGAATCATCGTCGTGGGATCCGTTCCCTGTGCCGCGTTGCCCTGGCTGTTGCCGCGGTTGGTCTCAGCAGTTCCTTGCTGGCGGCTGAAGAAGTGAAGATCGGTTTTCTGGTCAAGCAGGCCGAGGAGCCCTGGTTCCAGACCGAATGGGCGTTCGCCGAGAAGGCGGGCAAGGACAAGGGCTTCAAGGTGATCAAGATTGCCGTGCCCGATGGTGAGAAGACCCTCTCGGCCATCGACAGCCTCGCGGCCAACGGCGCCAAGGGCTTCGTGATCTGCCCGCCAGACGTGTCCCTGGGCCCGGCCATCATGGCCAAGGCCAAGCTCAACAATATGAAAGTCATCGCTGTCGATGACCGTTTCGTCGATGCCAGCGGCAAGTTCATGGAAGATGTGCCATACCTCGGCATGGCCGCGTTCGAAGTGGGCCAGAAGCAGGGGGCCGCCATGGCTGCTGAAGCCAAAAAACGTGGCTGGGACTGGAAAGAAACCTACGCTGTGATCAACACCTTCAACGAGCTGGACACCGGCAAGAAACGCACCGACGGTTCGATGGACGCCCTCAAGAAAGCCGGTATGCCGGACGATCACATCCTCACCACGGCGCTCAAGACCCTCGACGTACCGGGGAGCATGGACTCCACCAACTCCGCGCTGGTGAAACTGCCCAGCGGTGCGAAGAACCTGATCATCGGCGGCATGAACGACAACACTGTGCTGGGTGGCGTGCGCGCGACTGAAAGCGCCGGCTTCAAGGCAGACAACGTGATCGGGATCGGCATCAATGGTACCGACGCCATCGGCGAGTTGAAGAAACCCCACAGCGGTTTCTTCGGTTCGATGCTGCCTAGCCCGCACATCGAAGGCTACAAGACTGCCGAGATGATGTTCGAGTGGGTCACCACCGGCAAGGAACCACCGAAGTACACCGCCATGGACGAGGTGACGCTGATCACTCGGGAGAACTTCAAGCAGGAGCTGGAAAAGATCGGCCTGTGGAACTGA
- the araG gene encoding L-arabinose ABC transporter ATP-binding protein AraG produces the protein MQAQTATQQHNIGASLRFNGIGKTFPGVQALANISFVAHPGQVHALMGENGAGKSTLLKILGGAYIPSSGELQIGEQTMAFKCTADSIASGVAVIHQELHLVPEMTVAENLFLGHLPARFGLVNRGVLRQQALALLKGLADEIDPQEKVGRLSLGQRQLVEIAKALSRGAHVIAFDEPTSSLSAREIDRLMAIIARLRDEGKVVLYVSHRMEEVFRICNAVTVFKDGRYVRTFENMSELTHDQLVTCMVGRDIQDIYDYRVREHGEVALQVDRLLGPGLREPVSFQVRKGEVLGLFGLVGAGRTELLRLLSGLERQTEGNMVLHGEALKLRSPRDAIAAGVLLCPEDRKKEGIMPLASVGENINISARSAHSTFGCLLRGDWEKGNADKQIKALKVKTPTAGQKIMFLSGGNQQKAILGRWLSMPMKVLLLDEPTRGIDIGAKAEIYQIIHNLAANGIAVIVVSSDLMEVMGISDRILVLCEGAMRGELSRDQANESNLLQLALPRQRVADAAN, from the coding sequence ATGCAAGCGCAAACAGCGACACAGCAACACAACATCGGCGCCAGCTTGCGGTTCAATGGAATCGGCAAGACCTTTCCTGGCGTACAGGCGTTGGCCAATATCAGTTTTGTTGCCCATCCAGGCCAGGTTCATGCCTTGATGGGGGAAAACGGCGCGGGCAAGTCCACGTTGCTGAAGATTCTTGGAGGGGCCTACATACCGAGCAGCGGCGAGTTGCAGATCGGCGAGCAGACGATGGCCTTCAAATGCACGGCCGACAGCATCGCCAGCGGCGTGGCGGTGATTCACCAGGAGCTGCACCTGGTGCCGGAAATGACGGTGGCCGAAAACCTGTTCCTGGGCCATTTGCCGGCCCGGTTTGGCCTGGTCAATCGCGGCGTGTTGCGCCAGCAGGCATTGGCGCTGCTCAAGGGCCTGGCCGACGAAATCGATCCCCAGGAAAAAGTCGGTCGCCTGTCCCTCGGTCAGCGCCAACTGGTGGAAATCGCCAAGGCCTTGTCCCGGGGCGCCCATGTGATTGCTTTCGATGAACCCACCAGCAGCCTTTCAGCACGGGAAATCGACCGCTTGATGGCGATCATCGCCCGCCTGCGGGACGAGGGCAAAGTGGTGCTGTACGTGAGCCACCGCATGGAAGAGGTGTTCCGCATCTGTAACGCGGTGACGGTGTTCAAGGACGGCCGCTACGTGCGCACCTTCGAAAACATGAGCGAGTTGACCCACGATCAGTTGGTCACCTGCATGGTCGGGCGCGATATCCAGGACATCTACGACTATCGCGTTCGTGAACACGGTGAAGTGGCGCTGCAGGTCGATCGCCTGCTCGGTCCGGGGCTGCGTGAGCCGGTGAGTTTTCAGGTGCGCAAAGGTGAAGTCCTCGGGTTGTTCGGGCTGGTGGGGGCCGGACGCACCGAGTTGCTGCGATTGCTCAGTGGCCTGGAACGCCAGACCGAAGGCAACATGGTCCTGCACGGTGAAGCGCTGAAACTGCGCTCGCCCCGGGATGCTATCGCCGCCGGCGTGCTGCTCTGCCCGGAAGATCGCAAGAAAGAAGGCATCATGCCCCTGGCCAGCGTCGGCGAGAACATCAACATTAGCGCCCGCAGTGCCCACTCCACCTTTGGTTGCCTGTTGCGCGGCGATTGGGAAAAGGGCAATGCCGACAAACAGATCAAGGCGTTGAAAGTGAAGACGCCCACGGCGGGGCAGAAAATCATGTTCCTGTCCGGCGGCAACCAGCAGAAGGCGATCCTCGGTCGCTGGCTGTCGATGCCGATGAAGGTGCTGTTGCTGGACGAGCCAACCCGCGGCATCGACATCGGTGCCAAGGCTGAGATTTACCAGATCATCCACAACCTGGCGGCCAATGGCATCGCGGTGATTGTGGTGTCCAGCGACCTGATGGAAGTGATGGGCATTTCCGACCGGATCCTGGTGCTGTGCGAAGGGGCCATGCGCGGCGAGCTGTCGCGTGACCAGGCCAACGAATCCAACCTGCTGCAACTGGCGCTGCCACGCCAACGCGTTGCCGACGCGGCGAACTGA
- a CDS encoding GTP 3',8-cyclase MoaA: MIVDRQGRRFRNLRISLTSACNYACTYCVPDGKRLVAAQDELSAEAMARGVAYLIEAAGIERLRITGGEPLVSPKLERFMTAVGQMGLEDISLTTNGQLLAKKLPLLVDAGIRRINVSLDTLDPSAFRSIARGGDLATVLDGMDQAHAAGMKIKVNMVPLRGQNLDQVMPLLEYCLARGYELRFIELMRMGHLASDSNAFLQQFVSLQQLLSLIGDQYEYLQADAPVDATAVRYQIPGMGYFGVIANESVPFCRTCSRLRLSSTGWLHGCLSSSNRHFVGDLLDKPRHQALPALQRLLVKALGDKQEVAFSGGATIMKIIGG; encoded by the coding sequence ATGATCGTTGACCGTCAGGGCAGGCGTTTCCGCAATTTGCGGATCAGCCTGACTTCCGCCTGCAACTACGCCTGCACCTATTGCGTGCCCGACGGCAAACGCCTGGTGGCCGCGCAGGATGAGTTGTCGGCCGAAGCGATGGCGCGCGGCGTGGCTTACCTGATCGAAGCTGCCGGCATCGAACGGCTTCGCATCACCGGGGGCGAGCCGTTGGTCAGTCCCAAGCTCGAACGCTTCATGACGGCGGTGGGGCAGATGGGTCTGGAGGACATCAGCCTGACCACCAACGGCCAGTTGCTGGCGAAGAAGCTGCCTTTGCTGGTGGACGCGGGGATCCGTCGCATCAACGTTTCCCTCGACACCCTGGACCCCAGCGCGTTTCGCAGTATCGCCCGTGGCGGTGACCTGGCGACGGTGCTTGATGGCATGGACCAGGCCCACGCGGCGGGCATGAAGATCAAGGTCAATATGGTGCCGTTGCGCGGGCAGAACCTGGATCAGGTGATGCCACTACTCGAATACTGCCTGGCGCGTGGCTATGAGTTGCGTTTCATCGAGTTGATGCGCATGGGGCACCTGGCCAGCGATTCCAATGCGTTCTTGCAACAGTTTGTCAGCCTGCAACAACTGTTGAGCCTGATTGGCGACCAATACGAATACCTGCAAGCCGATGCGCCGGTGGATGCGACGGCGGTGCGCTATCAGATCCCTGGAATGGGTTATTTCGGTGTGATCGCCAACGAAAGCGTGCCTTTCTGCCGTACTTGCTCGCGGCTGAGGTTGTCCTCCACGGGCTGGTTGCATGGTTGCCTGTCCTCGAGCAACCGTCACTTCGTCGGCGACCTGCTGGACAAGCCTCGCCACCAGGCGTTGCCGGCCCTTCAGCGACTGCTGGTCAAGGCGTTGGGGGACAAGCAGGAGGTGGCGTTTTCCGGTGGCGCGACCATCATGAAGATCATCGGCGGCTGA
- a CDS encoding TetR/AcrR family transcriptional regulator, with product MHKEPRKVREFRRREQEILDTALKLFLDQGEDSVTVEMIADAVGIGKGTIYKHFKSKAEIYLRLMLDYERDLNELLHSADVDKDKEALSRAYFEFRMRDPQRYRLFDRLEEKVVKGNQVPEMVEELHKIRASNFERLTLLIKGRISEGKLEDVPPYFHYCAAWALVHGAVALYHSPFWSNVLEDQEGFFQFLMDIGVRMGNKRKRDTDVPSS from the coding sequence ATGCACAAAGAACCTCGTAAGGTCCGTGAGTTTCGCCGCCGCGAGCAGGAAATTCTCGACACCGCGCTCAAGTTGTTCCTCGACCAGGGCGAAGACAGCGTTACCGTCGAGATGATTGCGGATGCCGTGGGTATCGGCAAAGGCACGATTTATAAACACTTCAAATCCAAGGCGGAGATCTACCTGCGCCTGATGCTCGATTACGAGCGCGATTTGAACGAGTTGCTGCACTCGGCGGATGTGGACAAGGACAAGGAGGCGCTGTCCCGGGCCTACTTCGAGTTCCGCATGCGCGATCCCCAGCGCTACCGCTTGTTCGACCGCCTGGAAGAGAAGGTGGTCAAGGGCAACCAGGTGCCGGAGATGGTCGAAGAGCTCCACAAGATCCGGGCTTCGAACTTCGAGCGCCTGACGTTGCTGATCAAGGGCCGGATCAGCGAAGGCAAGCTCGAAGACGTGCCACCTTACTTCCACTACTGCGCCGCGTGGGCGTTGGTGCATGGTGCGGTGGCGTTGTACCACTCGCCGTTCTGGAGCAACGTGCTGGAGGATCAGGAAGGTTTCTTCCAGTTCCTGATGGACATCGGTGTGCGCATGGGCAACAAGCGCAAGCGTGATACCGACGTACCGAGCAGTTGA
- a CDS encoding DUF1285 domain-containing protein — translation MSGPQKANDLLGQIPKTKGLPPVHLWNPDFCGNIDMRIARDGTWYYQGTPIGRKPMVKLFSTIIRRDGDDYFLITPVEKVGIQVDDAPFVAVTLEVEGQGEGQLLRFTTHVDETTEAGPDHPMRVVIDPHTQEPAPYVHVRSNLEALIHRNVFYQLVELAVSREIDGQRWLGVWSGGMFFPIGLEP, via the coding sequence ATGAGCGGACCGCAAAAAGCCAATGACCTGCTGGGGCAGATCCCCAAGACCAAAGGCCTGCCGCCGGTCCACTTATGGAACCCCGACTTCTGCGGCAACATCGACATGCGCATCGCTCGCGATGGCACCTGGTACTACCAGGGCACGCCCATCGGACGCAAGCCGATGGTCAAGCTGTTCTCCACCATCATCCGCCGCGACGGCGATGACTACTTCCTGATTACCCCTGTGGAAAAAGTCGGCATCCAGGTCGACGATGCGCCGTTCGTGGCCGTGACCCTGGAGGTCGAAGGCCAGGGAGAAGGGCAGTTGTTGCGCTTCACGACTCATGTCGATGAAACCACCGAGGCCGGCCCCGACCATCCGATGCGGGTGGTGATCGATCCACACACCCAGGAGCCGGCGCCCTACGTGCATGTGCGCAGTAACCTCGAAGCGTTGATCCACCGAAATGTGTTCTACCAGTTGGTGGAGCTGGCGGTGAGCCGCGAGATTGACGGGCAGCGCTGGCTGGGGGTGTGGAGTGGCGGGATGTTCTTTCCGATAGGCCTGGAACCGTAA
- a CDS encoding FadR/GntR family transcriptional regulator yields MSSSFHASTVDWLGGWIAAGQVKPGQTIKVEADLGEQLGVSRTVIREAIKTLVAKGMLEVGPKVGTRVLPVRRWNLFDPQVVGWLSRSGLPENFVDDLLDLRRTIEPMAVRWACERATVEQVQAIRLAYHALERAVDSGADYNRADQFFHECILAASHNQFIEQMVPALGALLAVSFEVSAADPDELRRTLPIHKDIAEAIASRDATRGVWACMTLIDNADLAIKRFYPNVMAGRTDTGGQAGNGRFQ; encoded by the coding sequence ATGTCCAGCAGTTTTCACGCATCGACCGTCGATTGGCTCGGCGGTTGGATCGCCGCCGGCCAGGTCAAGCCTGGGCAGACGATCAAGGTCGAGGCAGACCTGGGCGAGCAACTGGGGGTCAGTCGCACGGTGATTCGCGAGGCGATCAAGACCCTGGTGGCCAAAGGCATGCTCGAGGTCGGACCGAAGGTGGGGACGCGGGTGTTGCCGGTGCGACGCTGGAACCTGTTCGACCCACAGGTGGTCGGCTGGTTGTCACGCAGCGGTTTGCCAGAGAATTTTGTCGATGACCTGTTGGATCTGCGCCGCACCATCGAGCCGATGGCGGTGCGCTGGGCCTGCGAGCGGGCGACGGTCGAGCAGGTGCAGGCGATCCGCCTGGCCTATCATGCGCTGGAGCGAGCCGTGGACAGCGGTGCCGATTACAACCGGGCCGACCAGTTTTTTCACGAGTGCATCCTCGCCGCCAGCCACAATCAATTCATAGAACAAATGGTCCCGGCCTTGGGGGCGTTGCTGGCTGTGTCGTTCGAGGTATCGGCCGCCGATCCGGATGAACTGCGCCGTACCTTGCCCATTCACAAGGACATCGCCGAAGCCATCGCGTCCCGCGACGCGACACGGGGCGTCTGGGCCTGCATGACCCTGATCGACAACGCTGACCTGGCCATCAAGCGCTTCTACCCAAATGTGATGGCCGGTCGTACGGACACTGGCGGGCAAGCTGGAAACGGGAGGTTTCAATGA
- a CDS encoding SDR family oxidoreductase gives MAEALSLPPVPEPPKGERLKNKVVLLTGAAQGIGEAIVAAFASQQARLVISDIQADKVEQVAAYWRERGAAVQALQADVSNPQDLQAMARHAVELHGRIDVLVNCAGVNVFRDPLEMTEEDWRRCFAIDLDGAWYGCKAVLPQMIEQGVGSIINIASTHSSHIIPGCFPYPVAKHGLLGLTRALGIEYAPKGIRVNAIAPGYIETQLNVDYWNGFADPHAERQRALDLHPPRRIGQPIEVAMTAVFLASDEAPFINASCITIDGGRSVMYHD, from the coding sequence ATGGCTGAGGCACTTTCCTTGCCGCCGGTGCCCGAGCCACCGAAGGGCGAGCGGCTGAAGAACAAAGTGGTGCTGCTGACCGGTGCCGCCCAAGGTATTGGCGAGGCCATTGTCGCGGCGTTCGCTTCACAACAGGCGCGACTGGTGATCAGCGACATCCAGGCTGACAAGGTCGAGCAGGTTGCCGCTTACTGGCGTGAGCGCGGGGCAGCCGTGCAAGCCTTGCAAGCCGATGTGTCGAACCCGCAGGACTTGCAGGCCATGGCCCGCCATGCCGTTGAACTGCACGGCCGCATCGATGTGCTGGTGAACTGCGCTGGCGTCAATGTGTTCCGCGACCCGCTGGAAATGACCGAGGAAGACTGGCGCCGCTGCTTCGCCATCGACCTGGACGGCGCCTGGTACGGTTGCAAGGCTGTATTGCCGCAGATGATCGAGCAGGGCGTGGGCAGCATCATCAACATTGCTTCGACCCATTCGTCCCACATCATTCCTGGCTGTTTCCCGTACCCGGTGGCCAAGCATGGCTTGCTCGGCCTGACCCGTGCCCTGGGCATCGAATACGCCCCCAAGGGCATACGCGTCAACGCCATCGCGCCGGGCTATATCGAAACCCAACTGAACGTCGACTACTGGAACGGCTTTGCCGATCCTCATGCCGAACGCCAGCGTGCGCTGGATCTGCACCCGCCACGGCGCATCGGGCAACCGATCGAAGTGGCAATGACGGCCGTGTTTCTGGCCAGTGATGAAGCACCTTTCATCAACGCTTCATGTATCACCATTGATGGTGGACGTTCGGTCATGTACCACGACTGA
- a CDS encoding DUF4823 domain-containing protein, whose product MRSLVLLLAVLALGGCMNVSDMGEGVRYHMSDAGLLDHSDSRRVNNLRIQPDSFIYIAQGAFAPPGGAYPRPNVVAEEAFNGFIEYFPMVRRARVPEGLDQAMGEARAAGAHYLLYTRFAKADNRIGNSDEWLDEEAVDRLGVDTSVIQIMLIETSTQYLIDTARIKSRGGLLTLHDKQPQDLIATPLREYARSLLGMSDE is encoded by the coding sequence ATGCGTAGCCTGGTTTTGCTGCTGGCCGTTTTGGCGCTGGGTGGCTGTATGAATGTCAGCGACATGGGGGAAGGCGTTCGTTATCACATGAGCGACGCCGGTCTGCTGGATCACAGCGACAGTCGCCGTGTGAACAACCTGCGTATTCAGCCCGACTCGTTCATCTACATCGCCCAAGGCGCGTTCGCACCGCCGGGCGGCGCCTATCCGCGTCCCAACGTCGTGGCCGAAGAAGCCTTCAACGGGTTCATCGAATATTTCCCGATGGTCCGTCGCGCCCGTGTCCCCGAAGGCCTTGACCAGGCCATGGGCGAAGCTCGTGCCGCGGGGGCTCATTACTTGCTGTACACCCGGTTCGCCAAAGCCGATAACCGCATCGGCAACTCTGACGAATGGCTGGACGAAGAAGCCGTGGATCGCTTGGGGGTCGATACCAGCGTCATCCAGATCATGTTGATCGAGACCAGCACCCAGTATTTGATTGATACTGCACGTATCAAGAGTCGTGGCGGTTTACTGACGTTGCACGACAAGCAGCCACAAGACCTCATCGCCACGCCGTTGCGTGAATATGCCCGCAGCCTGTTGGGGATGAGCGACGAGTAA
- a CDS encoding SMP-30/gluconolactonase/LRE family protein has protein sequence MMWKAVTEHRAKLGEGPFWDAPTQALYWVDIAGKQALRLIGANVQIWQMPEHVSAFIPTQRGDALVTLSSGIYRLDLDSPGLEPRLTLLCMADPQPGNRANEARCDALGQLWLGTMQNNIGENGEDLPLEHRSGGLFRVGADGRVMPLLRGRGIPNTLLWSPDGTTVYFGESLDGTLYRHFIHPDGSLAPAEVWFGPHSRGGPDGSAMDARGYIWNARWDGSCLLRISPDGQVDRVIELPVSRPTSCVFGGDDLKTLYITSAASPSGHPLDGAVLSMRVDVPGVSCTRFAG, from the coding sequence ATGATGTGGAAGGCGGTAACGGAGCACCGGGCGAAACTGGGCGAGGGGCCCTTCTGGGACGCGCCGACCCAGGCGCTGTATTGGGTCGACATCGCTGGCAAACAGGCACTGCGGTTGATCGGTGCCAATGTGCAGATCTGGCAGATGCCCGAACATGTTTCCGCCTTCATCCCGACGCAGAGAGGGGATGCGCTGGTGACGCTGAGCAGCGGTATCTACCGGCTGGATCTCGATTCGCCGGGCCTGGAGCCGCGCCTGACATTGCTGTGCATGGCCGATCCCCAGCCCGGCAACCGAGCCAACGAAGCCCGTTGCGATGCCCTGGGCCAGCTGTGGCTCGGGACGATGCAGAACAACATCGGCGAAAACGGTGAGGATCTGCCCCTGGAACACCGGTCGGGGGGCTTGTTTCGCGTGGGCGCCGATGGTCGGGTCATGCCGTTGCTGCGTGGGCGGGGTATTCCCAACACGCTGCTGTGGAGCCCTGATGGCACCACGGTGTATTTCGGTGAAAGCCTCGACGGCACGTTATACCGGCATTTCATCCATCCCGATGGCAGCCTGGCCCCCGCCGAAGTCTGGTTCGGCCCCCATTCGCGCGGCGGGCCGGACGGATCGGCAATGGACGCCCGTGGTTATATCTGGAACGCCCGCTGGGACGGCAGTTGCCTGCTGCGAATCAGCCCTGACGGACAGGTCGACCGGGTGATCGAACTGCCGGTCAGTCGTCCCACCAGTTGCGTGTTTGGGGGGGACGATCTCAAGACCCTGTACATCACCAGTGCGGCCAGCCCGTCGGGTCATCCGCTGGATGGCGCGGTGCTGTCCATGCGAGTCGATGTGCCAGGTGTGAGCTGTACGCGGTTTGCGGGTTAA